A region from the Panicum hallii strain FIL2 chromosome 1, PHallii_v3.1, whole genome shotgun sequence genome encodes:
- the LOC112899963 gene encoding protein AUXIN-REGULATED GENE INVOLVED IN ORGAN SIZE-like, translating into MPSSLTSPPGGRTTTAHLVPGRHKCHDPSTPRGFCAKYFSVESCLLLALITVLLLVLPLVLPPLPPPPLAVLLVPVALMAVLLALALTPAAGGRNEVVDPASYL; encoded by the coding sequence ATGCCGTCGTCGCTGACATCACCGCCAGGCGGGAGGACGACGACGGCTCACctcgtccccggccggcacaagTGCCATGACCCAAGCACGCCGAGGGGCTTCTGCGCCAAGTACTTCTCCGTGGAGTCGTGCCTCCTGCTCGCGCTCATCAccgtgctgctgctggtgctccCGCTCGTCCTGCCaccgctcccgccgccgccgctggcggtGCTGCTCGTGCCGGTGGCGCTGATGGCGGTGCTGCTGGCGCTGGCGCTcacgccggcggccggtggcCGGAACGAGGTCGTGGACCCGGCGTCCTACTTATAG